In Leptolyngbya sp. SIO1E4, one DNA window encodes the following:
- a CDS encoding HAD family phosphatase, with the protein MMRPAAILFDMDGLMLDSECLYQAAWQTTARELGYELDDALYLSVVGRSNTEAEETFITVFGSDFPAATFRQRSELYWRQLVQSQGIPLKPGLLALLDWIEQQALPKAVGTSSNLPEAELCLSAVGIRDRFSTVVTVDQVAAGKPEPDIFLEAAKRLGVAPAQCLVLEDSNAGVQAAQSAGMSAVMVPDLQSPTAASKAIALEIFPSLHEVLVWLQQGV; encoded by the coding sequence ATGATGCGACCTGCTGCCATTCTTTTTGATATGGATGGGCTGATGCTAGATAGTGAATGTCTATATCAGGCGGCCTGGCAAACGACTGCCCGTGAGCTGGGCTATGAATTGGATGATGCCCTGTACTTGAGTGTAGTTGGGCGCAGTAATACTGAAGCAGAAGAGACCTTTATCACGGTTTTCGGCTCAGACTTTCCGGCAGCGACCTTTCGCCAAAGGTCGGAGTTGTATTGGCGTCAGCTGGTGCAGTCTCAGGGCATCCCTCTGAAGCCGGGGTTGTTAGCCTTGCTGGATTGGATCGAGCAGCAAGCCCTGCCAAAAGCGGTTGGCACCTCCAGCAACTTGCCCGAAGCGGAGTTATGTTTGTCGGCAGTGGGGATTCGCGATCGCTTTTCTACGGTGGTGACGGTTGATCAGGTTGCTGCGGGTAAGCCCGAACCCGATATTTTTCTAGAGGCGGCCAAGAGGTTGGGGGTTGCCCCGGCTCAGTGTCTAGTGCTCGAAGACTCGAATGCGGGGGTGCAGGCGGCCCAGTCAGCCGGGATGTCAGCGGTGATGGTGCCAGATTTACAATCACCGACAGCGGCATCTAAAGCGATCGCTCTGGAAATTTTTCCCTCTCTGCATGAGGTTTTAGTCTGGTTGCAGCAGGGTGTTTGA
- a CDS encoding glutathione S-transferase, whose protein sequence is MIKLYRFPYSCYALKVQYLLDKLKLEYEAINVPYGDRTELVEVTGGRVVVPAIAHDGHIVVESRTICEYLLGLIDHELVPTAKAATIWAYADWCDSILEDVLFRLATPGIADKFPTSFERALFVFIKERKFGTGCVEAWQKTQPDLINNAKVLLGKTLESIAVNGYVAGETVSYADVTLLGHLAMVEYANPQLLSAISEELPRYMARVRAA, encoded by the coding sequence ATGATTAAACTTTATCGATTTCCCTACAGTTGTTATGCCTTAAAAGTTCAATATCTATTGGACAAATTGAAGTTAGAATACGAGGCCATTAATGTCCCCTATGGGGATAGAACAGAGTTAGTCGAGGTGACCGGTGGTCGGGTGGTTGTGCCTGCGATCGCCCATGATGGCCATATCGTCGTCGAATCGCGCACCATTTGCGAGTACCTCTTGGGTCTAATTGACCATGAGCTAGTTCCGACAGCAAAAGCAGCCACGATTTGGGCTTACGCAGACTGGTGCGATTCCATATTGGAAGATGTTTTATTTAGGCTCGCCACCCCTGGCATTGCCGACAAATTTCCGACCTCCTTTGAAAGGGCACTGTTTGTCTTTATTAAAGAGCGAAAATTTGGCACAGGCTGTGTCGAAGCCTGGCAGAAAACGCAGCCCGATTTAATCAACAACGCCAAGGTGCTGCTGGGAAAAACTCTCGAATCTATTGCCGTCAATGGCTATGTCGCAGGTGAAACGGTCTCCTATGCAGATGTGACTCTGCTGGGGCACCTGGCAATGGTGGAATACGCCAATCCTCAATTGTTGTCAGCCATCAGTGAGGAGTTGCCTCGGTATATGGCGCGGGTGCGGGCGGCATAA